Proteins co-encoded in one Candida albicans SC5314 chromosome 3, complete sequence genomic window:
- the PPT1 gene encoding protein serine/threonine phosphatase (Putative serine/threonine phosphatase; induced in high iron), with product MSSPKEALEWKDKGNNLLKQHKYDEAIEAYTKAIEIDPNNAIFYSNRAQVQIKLENYGLAIQDCDLAIKLDINFLKAYYRKGVSLMAILNHKQALENFKFILKKLPNDKLTLENYKQCTNYLKRQAFEKAIAGNDDNESIFNKIDYQSIQIEKSWSGPELNITTTTTNTTTTNTTTTTTVGDNNKNKKSDVIVNIEGLDHDYLKYMIKLFKNGGKLPKRHVFAIIAKVYEILKQENTMTEISLLHSQIDFNNDNDDTINNPHGKGKGKGDQIIGGKKLTVVGDTHGQFFDLLNLFDKFGHVTQDHIYLFNGDFVDRGSWSCEVALYLYVLKILYPKSIFINRGNHETNDMNKTYGFTDECEFKYSKKIFEAFNQSFGALPLACLINQTYLCMHGGLFSNDKVTLKDIKSINRFPSNGSSQPPKEGLAMELLWTDPQEINGRSPSKRGIGMQFGPDITERFCLSNKIRKIIRSHEVRMNGIENEQNGRLMTVFSAPNYCDSTGNLGGVIHIEENSNYKKDLDDGQGYKTVEEKNCPWILTTETFEAVPHPDLKPMAYSKGGFGF from the coding sequence ATGTCATCACCTAAAGAAGCACTTGAATGGAAGGATAAGGGGAACAACTTATTAAAACAACATAAATATGATGAAGCAATAGAAGCTTATACCAAAGCCATTGAAATCGATCCTAATAATGCCATTTTTTATTCCAATAGAGCTCAAGttcaaattaaattagaaaattaTGGATTAGCAATTCAAGATTGTGATTTAGCAATTAAATTagatatcaattttttaaaagcCTATTATCGTAAAGGTGTATCATTAATGGCTATATTAAATCATAAACAAGCAttagaaaattttaaatttatattgaaaaaattacctaatgataaattaacattagaaaattataaacaatgtactaattatttaaaaagaCAAGCATTTGAAAAAGCTATTGCTGgaaatgatgataatgaatcgatttttaataaaattgattatcaaagtatacaaattgaaaaatcttgGTCTGGACCAGAATTGAATattacaacaaccacaacaaatacaaccacaacaaatacaacaactacaacaaccGTTGgagataataataagaataaaaaatcaGATGTGATTGTGAATATTGAAGGATTAGATCatgattatttgaaatatatgattaaattatttaaaaatggTGGGAAATTACCTAAACGACATGTTTTTGCCATAATTGCAAAAGtttatgaaattttgaaacaagaaaacACCATGACggaaatttcattattacattctcaaattgatttcaacaatgataatgatgatactATTAATAATCCTCATGGTAAAGGTAAAGGTAAAGGTGATCAAATCATTGGTGGGAAAAAATTAActgttgttggtgataCTCATggtcaattttttgatttattgaatttatttgataaattcgGTCATGTAACACAAGatcatatatatttatttaatggaGATTTTGTTGATCGAGGATCATGGTCATGTGAAGTGgcattatatttatatgttttaaaaattctttatcctaaatcaatttttattaatcGTGGTAATCATGAAACTAATGATATGAATAAAACTTATGGTTTTACTGATGAATgtgaatttaaatattctaaaaaaattttcgaagctttcaatcaatcattTGGTGCATTACCTTTAGCTTgtttaattaatcaaacTTATTTATGTATGCATGGAGGATTATTTTCTAATGATAAAGTTACCCTTAAAgatattaaatcaattaatcgATTCCCTAGTAATGGATCTTCTCAACCTCCAAAAGAAGGATTAGCTATGGAATTATTATGGACTGATCCTCAAGAAATAAATGGTCGTTCTCCTTCTAAAAGAGGTATTGGTATGCAATTTGGTCCTGATATAACCGAAagattttgtttatcaaataaaattagaaaaattattcGTTCTCATGAAGTTAGAATGAAtggtattgaaaatgaacaaaATGGTCGATTAATGACAGTTTTCAGTGCTCCCAATTATTGTGATTCTACTGGGAATTTAGGTGGTGTGATTcatattgaagaaaattcaaattataaaaagGATTTAGATGATGGTCAAGGTTATAAAactgttgaagaaaaaaattgtccTTGGATATTAACTACAGAAACTTTTGAAGCTGTTCCTCATCCTGATTTAAAACCAATGGCTTATTCTAAAGGTGGATTTGGgttttaa
- a CDS encoding coatomer subunit alpha (Alpha subunit of COPI vesicle coatomer complex; role in ER to Golgi vesicle-mediated transport, retrograde vesicle-mediated transport, Golgi to ER transport; flow model biofilm repressed) — protein sequence MKMLTKFESKSSRAKGVAFHPKRPWALVSLHSSTIQLWDYRMGTLIDRFEDHVGPVRSVDFHPTQPLFVSGGDDYTIKVWSLNTRKCIFTLNGHLDYIRGVSFHHDLPWIISCSDDQTIRIWNWQNRQEIACLTGHNHYVMSAQFHPSEDLIVSASLDQTVRVWDISGLRKKHSAPTSSVRAFEDQLQRQQLPQQDIFGNINAVVKYVLEGHDKGVNYASFHPTLPLIVSAGDDRVVKLWRMSDTKAWEVDTCRGHTGNVLSAIFHPHQDLILSVSDDKTIRVWDLNKRVPVKQFRREHDRFWLIASHPTISLFAACHDSGIMVFKLERERPAHTIFQNKLYYVNGEKQIQTFDINKQENSLPMLSLKKIGKTWSFMRTLSYNQSDNSVLVVHGEGDNGNYALITLPKHVTGAIEPTDIRQGEANFAAFISRNRFVTFVKSTKTLQVKDLNNNITKTVQLDSSIVDVLPGSPGRILLVKAHSVINYDVQQRKELAEISVNNVKYVSWSSNGQYLALLSKHTITIADKDLELITSMHETIRIKSAAWDDTGVLLYSTLNHIKYTLLNGDNGIIKTLENTLYITKVQGNLIYCLNRQGQVETITIDPTEYRFKRALVNKNFGEVLRLIKNSTLVGQNIIGYLQKKGFPEVALHFVQDPETRFELALECSNLQVALEQAKILNNNQIWEKLGEEALLQGNIEIVEYIYQQLHHFDKLSFLYLYKGDDERLDKMSTIAQHRDDTSSLVQNTLYNNDIKKRCQVYIQNGMLPLAYTLAKSNGLNELAEQILQEANISEKDVELPELGDVVPLPKPIGEPVGNWPLKDSELSYFETALITGKIENLSINEDNLTTGAEGFESGATNIDENLGFDNNNNDDDDDDGEGGAFGGEDDAEAWDLDDELDIGDDDIVDENVPEFVTTENEIGDWLRNAKTPATYVAAGGFEQAASLLNKQIGVVNFEPLRTRFNQVYGASKLYLPGMDELPAMKTYIRHDNDEDNPRKFKPVVPGYDKLEELLSLGFKKFKANNLEEAITTFRKVIYTITVLNVDDEDDETKCHEILRLCREYILGLSIELERRKLPSSDVKRNLELAAYFTRAQLQPSHKLNALQVAMTQSFKNKNYASASYFAEELLKISNNSGPRAEQAMKLKNKADTIANDTIEINFDPFAEFDICCGSFTPIYKGEPFIKEALVGATYKPEFKGKLCNITDITAVGVPASGLRIKG from the coding sequence ATGAAGATGTTAACTAAATTTGAATCCAAGTCTTCTAGGGCTAAAGGTGTTGCCTTTCATCCAAAGAGACCTTGGGCTTTAGTCTCGTTAcattcatcaacaatacaATTATGGGATTATCGAATGGGGACATTAATTGATCGATTTGAAGATCATGTTGGACCAGTAAGAAGTGTTGATTTCCATCCAACTCAACCATTATTTGTTTCTGGAGGTGATGATTATACCATTAAAGTTTGGTCATTAAACACTAGAAAATGTATTTTCACCTTGAATGGACATTTGGATTATATTAGAGGGGTATCATTTCATCATGATTTACCATGGATTATTAGTTGTTCTGATGATCAAACCATTAGGATTTGGAATTGGCAAAATCGACAAGAAATTGCTTGTTTAACTGGTCATAATCATTATGTTATGAGTGCTCAATTCCATCCTAGTGAAGATTTAATTGTTAGTGCTTCATTAGATCAAACAGTTCGGGTTTGGGATATTTCTGGATTAAGGAAAAAACATAGTGCTCCAACTTCTTCAGTTCGTGCATTTGAAGATCAATTACAAAGACAACAATTACCTCAACAAGATATTTTTGGTAATATTAATGCTGTTGTTAAATATGTATTGGAAGGTCATGATAAAGGAGTTAATTATGCTTCTTTCCATCCTACTTTACCTCTTATTGTTTCTGCTGGAGATGATCGAGTAGTTAAATTATGGAGAATGAGTGATACTAAAGCTTGGGAAGTTGATACTTGTAGAGGTCATACTGGTAATGTTTTAAGTGCTATTTTCCATCCTCATCaagatttaattttatcagTTTCTGATGATAAAACTATTCGGGTTTGGGATTTGAATAAAAGAGTCCCCGTGAAACAATTTAGAAGAGAACATGATCGTTTTTGGTTGATTGCTTCCCATCCAACTATTAGTTTATTTGCTGCTTGTCACGATTCAGGTATTATGGTGTTTAAAttagaaagagaaagacCAGCTCATActattttccaaaataaattatattatgTTAATGgtgaaaaacaaattcaaacttttgatatcaataaacaagaaaattcTTTACCAATGttatcattgaaaaaaattggtaaGACTTGGTCATTTATGAGAACTTTATCTTATAATCAAAGTGATAATTCAGTATTAGTTGTCCATGGTGAAGGTGATAATGGGAATTATGCTTTGATTACTTTACCTAAACATGTAACTGGTGCTATTGAACCAACTGATATTCGTCAAGGTGAAGCCAATTTTGCCGCATTTATTTCTCGTAATCGTTTTGTTACTTTTGTTAAATCTACTAAAACTTTACAAGTTaaagatttgaataataatattacgAAAACGGTTCAATTAGATCTGtcaattgttgatgtaTTACCGGGGTCTCCTGGTCGTATTTTATTGGTTAAAGCTCATTCAGTGATTAATTATGATGTTCAACAACGTAAAGAATTGGCAGAAATTAGTGTTAATAATGTCAAATATGTTTCTTGGTCGAGTAATGGACAATATTTGGCTTTACTTTCTAAACATACCATCACTATTGCTGATAAGGATTTAGAATTAATCACCTCAATGCATGAAACTATTAGAATCAAAAGTGCTGCTTGGGATGATACTGGGGTTTTATTATATTCCACTTTAAATCATATCAAGTACACTTTATTGAATGGTGATAATGGTATTATCAAAACTTTAGAAAATACATTGTATATTACTAAAGTTCAAGgcaatttaatttattgtttgaatcGTCAAGGACAAGTTGAAACAATTACTATTGACCCCACTGAATATAGATTCAAACGTGCATTAGTTAATAAGAATTTTGGTGAAGTGTTAAGACTTATTAAAAATTCTACTTTAGTTGGTCAAAATATCATTGGTTATTTACAGAAAAAGGGATTCCCTGAAGTTGCATTACATTTTGTTCAAGATCCAGAAACAAGATTTGAATTGGCTTTAGAATGTAGCAATTTACAAGTGGCTTTAGAACAAGctaaaattttgaataataatcaaatttggGAAAAATTAGGTGAAGAAGCTTTATTACAAGgtaatattgaaattgttgaatatatttatcaacaattacatcattttgataaattatcatttttatatttatataaaggtgatgatgaaaGATTAGATAAAATGTCAACCATTGCTCAACATCGTGATGATACTTCTTCATTAGTACAAAACActttatataataatgatatcaaaaaaagatgtCAAGTTTATATTCAAAATGGAATGTTACCTTTAGCTTATACTTTAGCTAAATCTAATGgattaaatgaattggCAGAACAAATTTTACAAGAAGCTAATATTAGTGAAAAAGATGTTGAATTACCCGAATTGGGTGATGTTGTCCCCTTACCTAAACCAATTGGTGAACCTGTTGGTAATTGGCCATTGAAAGATTCAGAATTATCTTATTTTGAAACGGCTTTAATCActggaaaaattgaaaacttgtCAATCAATGAAGATAATCTTACTACTGGTGCTGAAGGTTTTGAGTCTGGTGCTACCAATATTGATGAGAACCTTGGAtttgacaataataataatgatgatgatgatgatgatggagAAGGTGGTGCTTTTGGTGGTGAAGATGATGCTGAAGCATGGGATTTGGACGACGAATTAGatattggtgatgatgatattgttgatgaaaatgttCCTGAATTTGTCACCACTGAGAATGAAATCGGTGATTGGTTACGTAATGCCAAGACACCAGCTACATATGTAGCAGCGGGAGGATTTGAACAAGCAGCgtcattattaaataaacaaattggaGTGGTTAATTTTGAACCATTAAGAACTCGATTCAATCAAGTTTATGGTGCTtccaaattatatttaccAGGTATGGATGAATTACCAGCAATGAAAACTTATATTAGAcatgataatgatgaagataatcCACGAAAATTTAAACCAGTTGTTCCTGGATATGATAAATTGgaagaattattatctttaggtttcaaaaaattcaaagcCAATAATTTAGAAGAAGCAATTACCACATTTAGAAAAGTCATTTATACCATCACTGTCTtaaatgttgatgatgaagatgacgaAACCAAATGTCATGAAATCTTGAGATTATGTCGTGAATATATTCTTggattatcaattgaattggaaCGTCGTAAATTACCAAGTCTGGATGTGAAACGGAATTTAGAATTGGCCGCTTATTTCACTAGAGCTCAATTACAACCTTCTCATAAATTAAATGCTTTACAAGTTGCCATGACtcaatcatttaaaaataaaaattatgCTTCTGCTTCTTATTTTGCtgaagaattattgaaaatttctaATAATAGTGGACCTAGAGCTGAACAAGctatgaaattgaaaaataaagcTGATACAATTGCTAATGATAccattgaaattaattttgatcCTTTTGctgaatttgatatttgttGTGGTAGTTTTACACCAATTTATAAAGGTGAACCATTTATTAAAGAAGCATTAGTTGGAGCTACTTATAAACCAGAATTTAAAGGTAAATTATGTAATATTACTGATATTACTGCTGTTGGAGTACCTGCTTCAGGTTTACGTATCAAAGGTTAA
- the UTR2 gene encoding Utr2p (Putative GPI anchored cell wall glycosidase; role in adhesion, hyphal growth on Spider (not serum) medium; chitin-binding, glycosyl hydrolase domains; induced during cell wall regeneration; mRNA in yeast-form cells; Spider biofilm induced) — MRFSTLHFAFLATLSSIFTVVAASDTTTCSSSKHCPEDKPCCSQFGICGTGAYCLGGCDIRYSYNLTACMPMPRMSTFQESFDSKDKVKEIELQSDYLGNSTEADWVYTGWVDYYDNSLLIQMPNHTTGTVVSSTKYLWYGKVGATLKTSHDGGVVTAFILFSDVQDEIDYEFVGYNLTNPQSNYYSQGILNYNNSRNSSVNNTFEYYHNYEMDWTEDKIEWYIDGEKVRTLNKNDTWNETSNRYDYPQTPSRIQFSLWPGGDSSNAKGTIEWAGGLINWDSEDIKKYGYYYAHIKEIYATAYDIPNDVKLDGNSTKESDYHAFLYNSTDGDASNIMLTTKKTWLGSDDATGFDPQNDDEDSSSNKAQETTITSVSGSSTITSVKTDSTKKTANVPAQNTAAAAQATAKSSTGTNTYDPSAGVGGFVQDSKSTDSGSSGSSSQGVANSLNESVISGIFASICLGILSFFM; from the coding sequence ATGAGATTTTCAACACTTCATTTTGCCTTTTTGGCAACATTATCGAGCATTTTCACTGTCGTGGCTGCTTCTGACACTACTACTTGTAGTTCAAGTAAACATTGTCCTGAAGATAAACCATGCTGTTCTCAATTTGGTATCTGTGGTACTGGGGCTTATTGTTTAGGCGGTTGTGATATTAGATATTCTTATAATTTGACTGCTTGTATGCCTATGCCTAGAATGAGTACATTCCAAGAATCATTTGATTCTAAAGATAaagttaaagaaattgaattacaaTCGGATTATTTAGGTAATTCTACTGAAGCTGACTGGGTTTATACTGGTTGGGTTGATTATTATGACAATTctttattaattcaaatgCCAAATCATACCACTGGTACCGTTGTTTCATCGACTAAATACTTATGGTACGGTAAAGTTGGGGCAACATTGAAAACATCTCATGATGGTGGGGTTGTTACTgcttttattttgttttctgaTGTtcaagatgaaattgattatgaatTTGTTGGGTATAATTTAACTAATCctcaatcaaattattattctcaagggattttaaattataataattcgAGAAATTCTTCCGTAAATAATACTTTTGAATATTATCATAATTATGAAATGGATTGGACTGaagataaaattgaatggtACATTGATGGAGAAAAAGTCCGTactttaaataaaaatgatacTTGGAATGAAACTAGTAATCGTTATGATTACCCTCAAACTCCTTcaagaattcaattttctttatgGCCCGGTGGTGATTCTTCAAATGCTAAAGGTACTATTGAATGGGCTGGTGGATTAATCAATTGGGATTCTGAAGATATTAAGAAATATGGATATTATTATGCTCACATTAAAGAGATTTATGCCACTGCCTATGATATACCCAATGATGTTAAATTGGATGGTAATTCCACTAAAGAATCAGATTATCATGCTTTCCTTTATAATAGTACTGATGGTGATGCTAGTAACATTATGTTGACCACGAAAAAGACTTGGTTAGGTAGCGATGACGCTACTGGATTTGATCCAcaaaatgatgatgaagatagtagtagtaacaAAGCTCAAGAAACTACCATCACTTCAGTTAGTGGGTCATCTACTATAACTAGTGTTAAAACTGATTCAACTAAAAAAACTGCTAATGTTCCTGCTCAAAACACTGCCGCAGCAGCACAAGCAACTGCTAAAAGTTCTACTGGTACCAACACCTATGATCCAAGTGCTGGAGTTGGTGGATTTGTTCAAGATTCAAAATCTACTGATTCTGGTAGTAGTGGAAGCAGTTCTCAAGGTGTTgccaattcattaaatgaaaGTGTTATCAGTGGTATATTTGCTTCCATTTGCTTGGgtatattatcatttttcatGTAA
- a CDS encoding uncharacterized protein (Predicted ORF added to Assembly 21 based on sequence re-analysis) yields MKFTQILSIGLLSTIVHSAAIPDNGNALSSIIGGATPEEIAAAGEIVKNVLGSGVLNNADVSPSVDLNAVLNALNGVAGGVITKRDEEDGQQKDGSEFEKRDVGVALGLAVSLLKLLGISVSLGGLIN; encoded by the coding sequence ATGAAATTTACTCAAATCTTATCAATTGGTTTATTATCAACCATTGTTCATAGTGCTGCTATTCCAGATAATGGTAATGCCTTATCAAGCATTATTGGTGGTGCTACACCTGAAGAAAttgctgctgctggtgaaattgttaaaaaCGTTTTAGGTTCAGGTGTTCTTAACAATGCTGATGTTTCTCCTTCTGTTGATTTAAATGCCGTGTTGAATGCTCTTAATGGTGTTGCTGGTGGTGTTATTACTAAAagagatgaagaagatggtCAACAAAAAGATGGTAGTGAGTTCGAAAAAAGAGATGTTGGTGTTGCTTTAGGACTTGCTGTTTctcttttgaaattattggGTATCAGTGTCAGTCTTGGTGGTctcatcaattga
- the BRO1 gene encoding Bro1p (Class E vacuolar protein sorting factor; role in transport from multivesicular body to vacuole; not involved in Rim101 pathway; macrophage and pseudohyphal-repressed; flow model biofilm induced), producing the protein MKTHLLVVPSKKTEEVNWVKPLNNYLLSIYGNTLQYQDDINSLNKLRQDIRGVNADDTGLKLYYSYYSKLELIDLRIPFHDLNKSKKLQFEWFDSFSSLPYTQNSLAFEKANVLYNIGAILSRFAQFKYNESQQLNGPEGETAFKQSISMLQQSSGIHQFINKNFLHAPSQDLAQSTIKFLSKLMMAQSQEIFTLKVISGDLNQSKNSLIAKLCKSTSVLYEDCYNMINKNKKEGFKITNESYDGNDYEDDLDDDDCDDLEGFLERPEDTEDSDNRYVAAELDSSWISIIYFKYEYYKSLAYYFNGLHLDANRKYGDAIAYLTKSQEVLNGVHSSTLKQVSKGSGDVYELLDNYKYQKDAVTIRLNDLNKDNDLIYHDIVPNLVTLPEIKPMDSTKIIKLGDNAMFHEINEKNYNNFLVNVVPVNIHELSSYYSEEKSQYLRNEIDHFEVSNEEVSSVLEYLKLPKALVSIKESLRGTSSKGNTRNIDELLSQSVIDKVNEISSQYSNDIQRKNTIENSRKEIYQLIKFLTENNCQDDAIQLKKILYDASVSDTKLFALVDETYHQTLGKGIQSTEFKSLFKTVDNKSSNQDSEISLLDIIDDDDDDNTNQDKQIKNIEDYLNDLNNIKQAKFKLIEKLKKEIHNDDISDILVLNMKLKSTNEIKSIIFPEELKKFNPFTNELDKLITNEKSIIEQLKSRWNQLISNPQIKNLQTETNSKNRLIISQSEKIDQFYGNWLKYHNGLIAGEKFYNQLLDQFKNFRNNIDNQLNQGMRSLNIGQQFPTQPMLNRTQSSGLQSNYTGQSSISHSGSLSGQPSGGYNQPQPQQQQLQQQQQQQQQAQFSGAYNQQYSQPHGGYTQFQGYGQGQGQSQTGYQRQPPPPPPQLPPKQSMGSYNFATTLQQQQLPPQQQQQPQQQRTPQNESNLIYDNPSTYNPNMYNFFSSK; encoded by the coding sequence ATGAAAACACATTTACTTGTTGTTCCAAGTAAGAAAACTGAAGAGGTTAATTGGGTCAAACCActtaataattatttattatcaatatatgGTAATACTTTGCAATATCAAGACGACATAAACTCGTTGAATAAATTGCGCCAAGATATTCGGGGAGTCAATGCTGATGATACGGGGTTAAAGTTATACTATAGTTATTATAGCAAATTAGAATTAATCGATTTAAGAATTCCATTTcatgatttaaataaatccaaaaaattacaatttgaatggtttgattcattttcttcattacCATATACTCAAAATTCCTTAGCTTTTGAGAAGGCAAATGTATTATACAACATTGGTGCCATTTTGAGTAGATTTGCTCAATTCAAATACAATGAACTGCAACAACTCAATGGTCCTGAAGGTGAAACAGCATTTAAACAACTGATTTCAATGTTACAACAATCAAGTGGgattcatcaatttattaataaaaattttttgcaTGCTCCAAGTCAAGATTTGGctcaatcaacaataaaatttttaagTAAATTGATGATGGCACAATCTCAAGAGATTTTTACGTTGAAAGTTATTAGTGGTGATTTAAATCAACTGAAGAATTCTTTAATTGCTAAACTTTGTAAATCAACAAGTGTGTTGTATGAGGATTGTTATAATatgataaataaaaataagaaaGAGGGGTTTAAAATAACCAATGAAAGTTATGATGGTAATGATTATGAAGATGAccttgatgatgatgattgtgATGATTTGGAAGGATTTTTGGAAAGACCTGAAGATACTGAAGATTCTGATAATCGGTATGTTGCTGCTGAATTAGATTCTTCGTGGATTTccattatttatttcaaatatgaATATTACAAATCGTTGGCTTATTATTTCAATGGTTTACATTTAGATGCAAATAGAAAATATGGAGATGCAATTGCCTATTTAACGAAATCTCAAGAAGTATTAAATGGAGTCCATAGTAGCACTTTGAAACAAGTATCGAAAGGTAGTGGTGATGTTTATGAGTTATTAGATAATTACAAGTATCAAAAGGATGCTGTCACCATTAGACtcaatgatttgaataaggataatgatttgatcTATCATGATATTGTTCCTAACTTGGTGACATTACCTGAAATCAAACCAATGGATAGCAccaaaataattaaattggGAGATAATGCCATGTTCcatgaaattaatgaaaaaaattataacaatttcttggttAATGTTGTCCCAGTAAATATCCATGAATTGTCAAGTTATTATTCAGAAGAGAAGTCACAATATTTAAGgaatgaaattgatcatTTTGAAGTGTCTAATGAAGAAGTTTCTTCAGTGTTagaatatttgaaattaccCAAGGCATTAGTTTCAATCAAAGAGAGTCTTAGGGGAACAAGCTCTAAGGGAAACACGagaaatattgatgaaCTTTTGTCACAATCTGTTATTGATAAAGTTAACGAAATACTGTCACAATATTCAAATGACATTCAAAGGAAAAATACTATTGAAAATTcgagaaaagaaatatatcaattaattaaatttttgacGGAAAATAACTGTCAAGATGAtgcaattcaattaaaaaagattttATACGACGCATCGGTATCAGATACCAAATTATTTGCATTAGTGGATGAAACTTATCATCAAACTTTAGGAAAAGGAATTCAATCTACTGAATTTAAGAGTTTATTCAAAACTGTTGATAACAAGTCATCGAATCAAGATTCAGAAATAAGTCTTTTGgatattattgatgatgatgatgatgacaatACTAATCAAGATaaacaaatcaagaatATTGAGGATTACTTGaatgatttaaataatattaaacaagctaaattcaaattaattgagaaattgaagaaagaaatccataatgatgatatttcCGATATTTTGGTATTAAAcatgaaattaaaatctACTAATGagatcaaatcaattattttccctgaagaattgaaaaaatttaatcCATTTACTAATGAATTAGATAAATTAATCACTAACgagaaatcaataattgaacaattaaaaTCGCGTtggaatcaattgatatcaAATCCtcaaattaaaaacttACAAACGGAAACTAATTCGAAAAATAGATTAATTATTAGTCAACtggaaaaaattgatcaattttatgGGAATTGGTTGAAATATCATAATGGGTTAATTGCTGgagaaaaattttataatcaattattggatcagtttaaaaattttagaaataatattgataatcaattgaatcaagGAATGAGGAGTTTGAATATTGGTCAACAATTTCCTACCCAGCCAATGTTGAATAGGACTCAAAGTTCTGGTTTACAATCGAATTATACTGGTCAATCGAGTATTAGTCATAGTGGAAGTCTCAGTGGACAGCCATCAGGAGGTTATAatcaaccacaaccacaacaacaacaactccaacagcaacagcaacagcaacagcaagCTCAATTTTCTGGTGCTTATAATCAACAGTATTCACAACCTCATGGTGGATATACCCAATTTCAAGGTTATGGCCAAGGGCAGGGTCAATCACAAACTGGTTATCAACGacaaccaccacctccaccaccacaattACCACCCAAACAAAGTATGGGATCCTACAATTTTGCCACAActctacaacaacaacaactaccaccacaacaacaacaacaaccgcAACAACAAAGGACACCTCAAAATGAAagtaatttgatttatgaTAATCCTTCAACTTATAATCCAAATAtgtataattttttctcCAGTAAATAG